The following coding sequences lie in one Amycolatopsis cihanbeyliensis genomic window:
- a CDS encoding Long-chain-fatty-acid--CoA ligase, with protein sequence MLVENLASRPDLLEPALGLGDVGAEFAHHDRIATLTRARRLARRWPECFLVLLDGDEPVARAASVPLVFPDVDRTELPDHGWDGAVLWAIEDVLDERLPTALVALDVQVVRPRRGKGIAGEALLALREVARARGLSRMVVPVRPTGKPDYPRLSMPGYVALRREDGLPEDAWLRTHERLGARFVKIAPFAMTVTGTVGQWRSWTGRSFVDGPNVVSGGLAPVLVSLEQDLGVYVEPNVWYEHPLS encoded by the coding sequence GTGTTGGTTGAGAATCTCGCCTCCCGGCCGGACCTGCTGGAGCCGGCGCTCGGGCTCGGCGATGTCGGCGCCGAGTTCGCCCACCATGACCGGATCGCGACGCTGACCAGGGCGCGGCGGCTGGCTCGCAGGTGGCCCGAGTGCTTTCTCGTGCTGCTCGACGGCGATGAACCGGTCGCCCGCGCGGCGAGCGTTCCACTGGTCTTCCCGGACGTCGACCGGACCGAACTGCCGGACCACGGCTGGGACGGCGCGGTGCTGTGGGCGATCGAGGACGTGCTGGACGAGCGGTTGCCGACCGCGCTGGTGGCGCTGGACGTGCAGGTGGTGCGGCCGCGGCGGGGCAAGGGGATCGCCGGGGAGGCCCTGCTCGCACTGCGCGAGGTTGCCAGGGCGCGCGGTCTGAGCCGGATGGTGGTTCCGGTCCGGCCTACCGGCAAGCCGGACTACCCGCGGCTGTCCATGCCTGGTTACGTCGCGCTGCGCAGGGAGGACGGCCTGCCCGAGGATGCCTGGTTGCGCACGCACGAGCGGCTGGGCGCGCGGTTCGTCAAGATCGCTCCCTTCGCCATGACCGTGACCGGAACCGTGGGGCAATGGCGGTCCTGGACTGGAAGGTCCTTTGTGGATGGACCGAATGTGGTGTCCGGCGGGCTGGCGCCGGTACTGGTGTCGCTGGAGCAGGATCTCGGCGTCTACGTGGAGCCGAACGTCTGGTACGAGCATCCTCTTTCGTGA
- a CDS encoding DUF4232 domain-containing protein: MIRPVPLLACVVSLLLLAGCGARNPAAGTGSTEPLPPTVSAPATLLPDGTVPWVDEPAGENEFNTPPRERRTDPDAGPCRAGQLRGELTSWLSPSNTDGGEHTVRAEPGGKLIGQAEVTNTGQDTCRLRGEVDTRLRDRNGEVPINYSHAINQEGRQRVTIVPPGESATLRLDWTGPFCRQVDGGLELAIHLPEGGGELRAPVRTDTTPPCNQVGVKSRSTSHLSASAFDEPARETAMDSPLRVLKATLEPVTTGKAGELVTYHVRLANPTGKAVPLDPCPGYLQERFSLGGHQVAAVNESEFYRLNCRPVREIPANGSVRFAMGLRIPAEMAPGRELSVDWRLLAPRLAGESGLRGGFEFTVG, from the coding sequence ATGATCAGGCCGGTGCCGCTCCTGGCGTGCGTGGTGTCCCTGCTCCTGCTCGCCGGGTGCGGCGCCCGGAACCCGGCCGCGGGAACCGGTTCGACCGAGCCGCTGCCACCCACGGTGTCCGCCCCGGCGACCCTGCTGCCCGACGGCACCGTCCCCTGGGTGGACGAGCCGGCGGGCGAGAACGAGTTCAACACCCCGCCCCGCGAGCGCCGCACCGACCCGGACGCCGGGCCCTGCCGGGCCGGGCAGCTACGCGGCGAGCTGACCTCCTGGCTGTCCCCGAGCAACACCGACGGCGGCGAGCACACCGTCCGGGCGGAGCCGGGCGGCAAGCTCATCGGGCAAGCCGAGGTGACCAACACCGGGCAGGACACCTGCCGGCTGCGCGGCGAGGTGGACACCCGGCTGCGCGACCGGAACGGCGAGGTGCCGATCAACTACTCGCACGCGATCAACCAGGAGGGCCGGCAGCGGGTCACGATCGTGCCGCCCGGTGAGTCGGCCACCCTGCGGCTGGACTGGACCGGCCCGTTCTGCCGGCAGGTGGACGGCGGGCTGGAGCTGGCGATCCACCTCCCGGAGGGCGGCGGCGAGCTGCGCGCCCCGGTACGCACCGACACCACGCCGCCGTGCAACCAGGTCGGGGTCAAGTCCCGGTCCACCTCCCACCTCTCCGCGAGCGCCTTCGACGAGCCCGCGCGGGAGACCGCGATGGACTCCCCGCTGCGGGTGCTGAAGGCCACGCTCGAACCGGTGACCACCGGGAAGGCAGGCGAGCTGGTGACCTACCACGTACGGCTGGCGAACCCGACCGGTAAGGCAGTCCCGCTCGACCCGTGCCCCGGCTACCTCCAGGAGCGCTTCTCGCTCGGCGGCCACCAGGTGGCGGCGGTCAACGAGAGCGAGTTCTACCGGCTGAACTGCCGCCCGGTGCGGGAGATCCCGGCGAACGGCTCGGTCCGGTTCGCCATGGGGCTGCGCATCCCGGCCGAGATGGCGCCCGGGCGGGAGCTGAGCGTGGACTGGCGGCTGCTGGCCCCTCGGCTCGCCGGGGAATCCGGGCTGCGCGGCGGTTTCGAGTTCACCGTGGGGTAG
- a CDS encoding ABC transporter substrate-binding protein has translation MPRSARPLRRSIAAVAVACLTLTACGGNEEPPAEPEATGEPGSFPSTIQHAMGETTIESKPETVAALDSSYVDAALALETQVVAFTRFPASGAQLPDYLPERDKTFASEAKEIGQLNTPDVEQLYDIRPDLIVSAKVRHEQIYDELTGVAPTVFSETTGATWKENIRLLARALGKEELAEQKIGAYERRARTIGEAVKEKLGRDATVSLVRFVEGEPTVRLYSGASYPGIIMADAGLKRPEGQPDSQDKISVDLSQENITKLDADHIFVSTYQDPRTEEDDPRAQFESNPLWGSLEGEITNVDDTVWFTSVSLQGAHAMLDDLAEQFGVDPAR, from the coding sequence ATGCCCCGCTCCGCACGCCCGCTGCGCAGAAGTATCGCCGCGGTGGCCGTAGCCTGCCTGACCCTCACGGCCTGCGGCGGCAACGAGGAACCCCCAGCCGAACCCGAGGCCACCGGGGAACCGGGATCGTTCCCGAGCACGATCCAGCACGCGATGGGTGAGACCACCATCGAGTCGAAGCCGGAGACCGTCGCCGCGCTGGACTCCAGCTACGTGGACGCCGCGCTGGCACTGGAGACCCAGGTGGTCGCGTTCACCAGGTTCCCCGCCTCCGGCGCGCAGCTACCCGACTACCTTCCCGAGCGGGACAAGACCTTCGCGAGCGAGGCCAAGGAGATCGGGCAGTTGAACACGCCCGATGTCGAGCAGCTCTACGACATCCGGCCCGACCTGATCGTGTCCGCCAAGGTGCGGCACGAGCAGATCTACGACGAGCTGACCGGCGTCGCGCCGACCGTGTTCAGCGAGACCACCGGGGCGACCTGGAAGGAGAACATCCGGTTGCTGGCCAGGGCACTCGGCAAGGAGGAGCTGGCCGAGCAGAAGATCGGCGCCTACGAGCGGCGGGCGAGGACGATCGGCGAGGCCGTCAAGGAGAAACTCGGCCGCGACGCCACCGTGTCCCTGGTGCGCTTCGTGGAGGGTGAGCCGACCGTGCGGCTGTACAGCGGCGCCTCCTACCCCGGCATCATCATGGCCGACGCCGGCCTGAAACGCCCCGAGGGGCAACCGGACAGCCAGGACAAGATCTCGGTCGACCTGAGCCAGGAGAACATCACCAAGCTGGACGCCGACCACATCTTCGTCTCCACCTACCAGGATCCGCGCACCGAGGAGGACGACCCGAGGGCGCAGTTCGAGTCGAACCCGCTGTGGGGTTCGCTGGAGGGCGAGATCACCAACGTGGACGACACCGTGTGGTTCACCTCGGTGAGCCTGCAGGGCGCGCACGCGATGCTGGACGACCTCGCCGAGCAGTTCGGCGTCGATCCCGCCCGGTGA
- a CDS encoding type III PLP-dependent enzyme has product MCTYVYDLAALAGHVRAVVAALPERCRMFYAMKANSAKPLLQTLAPIVAGFEVASAGELAKARAASPDAPVIMGGPAKTERAIAEALAGGVRRLHVESVLELHRVAAVADRMGRTAEVLLRVNLAGPFPAATLAMAGRPTQFGIEEPALPEALRLARETSRVRVAGFHLHSVSNNLSARAHLAMLAHYRDRVLDWEHRFGLRCEVLNLGGGIGIDYTDPARRFDWAGFTAGLEDLVRRTFPAHWREIDFECGRYLVADCGRYLVEVLDIKRNHGVNYLLVRGGTHHFRLPVSWQHSHPFTVLPVERWDLDAPRPAVRGEPVTVVGELCTPKDVLARDVPLEQVRVGDVLAFQRAGAYGWEISHHDFLSHPHPEQVFFRVSQG; this is encoded by the coding sequence GTGTGCACGTACGTGTACGACCTTGCGGCGCTCGCCGGGCACGTACGCGCGGTCGTGGCGGCGCTGCCCGAGCGGTGCCGGATGTTCTACGCGATGAAGGCGAACAGCGCGAAACCGCTGCTGCAAACGCTTGCGCCCATAGTGGCCGGGTTCGAGGTGGCCTCGGCGGGCGAGCTGGCCAAGGCGCGGGCGGCGTCCCCGGACGCGCCGGTGATCATGGGTGGCCCGGCCAAGACCGAGCGGGCCATCGCCGAGGCGCTGGCAGGCGGGGTCCGGCGGCTGCACGTGGAAAGCGTGCTGGAGCTGCACCGGGTCGCCGCGGTCGCGGACCGGATGGGCCGCACCGCCGAGGTGTTGCTGCGGGTGAACCTGGCCGGGCCGTTCCCCGCGGCCACCCTGGCCATGGCGGGCAGGCCGACCCAGTTCGGCATCGAGGAGCCCGCCCTGCCCGAGGCACTACGGTTAGCCCGCGAAACGTCGCGCGTGCGGGTCGCGGGGTTTCACCTGCACTCGGTCTCCAACAACCTCTCCGCGCGGGCGCATCTGGCGATGCTGGCGCACTACCGGGACAGGGTGCTGGATTGGGAGCACCGGTTCGGCCTGCGCTGCGAGGTGCTCAACCTCGGCGGCGGCATCGGAATCGACTACACCGATCCCGCTCGCCGCTTCGACTGGGCCGGGTTCACCGCGGGCCTCGAGGACCTGGTGCGGCGCACCTTCCCCGCGCACTGGCGGGAGATCGACTTCGAATGCGGCCGGTACCTGGTGGCGGACTGCGGCCGTTACCTGGTCGAGGTGCTGGACATCAAGCGCAACCACGGCGTCAACTACCTCCTGGTGCGCGGCGGGACGCACCATTTCCGGCTGCCGGTGTCCTGGCAGCACAGTCACCCGTTCACCGTGCTGCCGGTGGAGCGCTGGGACCTGGACGCGCCCCGGCCCGCGGTGCGTGGCGAACCGGTGACCGTGGTGGGCGAGCTGTGCACCCCGAAGGACGTGCTGGCCAGGGACGTGCCACTGGAACAGGTGCGGGTGGGCGACGTGCTGGCGTTCCAGCGGGCAGGCGCGTACGGGTGGGAGATCTCTCACCACGACTTTCTCAGCCACCCGCACCCTGAACAGGTATTCTTCCGCGTTAGCCAAGGCTAA
- a CDS encoding IucA/IucC family protein: MDPELVQRALTAPAFGTVRRRVFRQLVESLLYEDALQVRRDPDGYIVDGSDGRGAPVRYRFTARRRHGFHRVALDGPVYREGVEAESPSRFLGEVRERLAAEPERLARFARELEETLVKDALAEYARRRRGDVLAGAGYDTLEGTVTEGHRYHPTYKSRIGFDLADNLAFGPEFAAPIRPLWLAAGRECTEVTVSDSVRERDFLRGQLGESTMDHFTGIAPEGEFTLLPVHPWQWRERIVHVFAEQLRRGELRVLGNDPDEFRAQQSIRTLACRTSPERPYLKLALSIVNTSTERGLAPHTVRNAPLISDWLRRVVAGDEFLRTECGVILLGEVLGSAFTPDTGTDLLRADSYGALGCVWRESLHDHLEPGESAVPFTGLTARELDGSPLLDPWVRARGPRDWLIRLVRVSVPPLVHLLCAHGIALEAHAQNMVLVHRDGVPARVALKDFHDGVRFSRDLLAEPDLCPRLAGTPAHHHNRNSFVETEDPSLVTDFLLDAFFFINLGELAIFLAESYGLDEREFWAVVRAELHRYRERFPGLAHRSALFDIGKPRIAVEKLTTRRLLPDTELRLHPVPNPLAEPEQ; this comes from the coding sequence ATGGACCCCGAACTCGTGCAACGCGCGTTGACCGCGCCGGCCTTCGGCACGGTGCGGCGGCGGGTGTTCCGCCAGCTGGTGGAGTCGTTGCTGTACGAGGACGCGTTACAGGTGCGCCGCGATCCTGATGGGTACATTGTGGATGGAAGCGATGGCCGTGGCGCCCCGGTTCGGTACCGGTTCACGGCGCGTCGCAGGCACGGGTTTCACCGGGTCGCGCTGGACGGCCCGGTGTACCGGGAGGGCGTGGAGGCGGAGTCGCCGAGCCGCTTCCTCGGTGAGGTGCGCGAGCGGCTGGCCGCCGAGCCGGAGCGGCTGGCCCGGTTCGCCCGCGAGCTGGAGGAGACCCTGGTGAAGGACGCGCTCGCCGAGTACGCCCGGCGGCGTCGCGGCGACGTGCTGGCCGGCGCCGGCTACGACACCCTGGAGGGCACGGTCACCGAGGGGCACCGTTACCACCCCACCTACAAGTCCAGGATCGGCTTCGACCTGGCCGACAACCTCGCCTTCGGCCCGGAGTTCGCCGCGCCGATCCGGCCACTGTGGCTGGCGGCCGGCCGGGAGTGCACCGAGGTGACCGTATCCGACTCGGTGCGGGAGCGGGACTTCCTTCGCGGGCAACTCGGTGAGTCCACTATGGATCATTTTACCGGGATCGCACCGGAGGGCGAGTTCACCCTGCTGCCGGTACACCCCTGGCAGTGGCGGGAACGGATCGTCCACGTGTTCGCCGAGCAGCTACGGCGTGGCGAGCTGCGGGTGCTGGGCAACGACCCGGACGAGTTCCGCGCCCAGCAGTCCATCCGCACGCTGGCCTGCCGAACCAGCCCGGAACGGCCGTACCTGAAACTCGCGTTGTCCATTGTGAACACCTCGACCGAGAGGGGGCTCGCCCCGCACACGGTCCGCAACGCCCCGTTGATCTCGGACTGGCTGCGCCGGGTGGTGGCCGGGGACGAGTTCCTGCGCACCGAGTGCGGGGTGATCCTGCTGGGCGAGGTGCTGGGCAGCGCGTTCACCCCGGACACCGGAACCGACCTGCTGCGTGCGGACTCCTACGGCGCGCTGGGATGCGTCTGGCGGGAGAGCCTGCACGACCACCTGGAACCCGGCGAGTCGGCCGTGCCGTTCACCGGGCTGACCGCGCGGGAGCTGGACGGCAGCCCCTTGCTCGACCCGTGGGTCCGCGCGCGGGGCCCGCGGGACTGGCTGATCCGGCTGGTGCGGGTGAGCGTGCCGCCGCTGGTGCACCTGCTGTGCGCGCACGGGATCGCGCTGGAGGCGCACGCGCAGAACATGGTGCTGGTGCACCGGGACGGGGTACCGGCCAGGGTCGCGCTGAAGGACTTCCACGACGGGGTGCGGTTCAGCCGGGACCTGCTCGCCGAACCGGACCTGTGCCCGCGGTTGGCGGGCACGCCGGCGCACCACCACAATCGCAACTCCTTCGTGGAGACCGAGGACCCGAGCCTGGTCACCGACTTCCTGCTGGACGCCTTCTTCTTCATCAACCTCGGCGAGTTGGCGATCTTCCTCGCCGAGTCCTACGGGCTGGACGAGCGCGAGTTCTGGGCGGTGGTACGCGCCGAACTACACCGCTACCGGGAGCGCTTCCCCGGCCTCGCGCACCGGTCAGCGCTGTTCGACATCGGCAAGCCACGGATCGCGGTGGAGAAGTTGACCACCCGGCGGCTGCTGCCGGACACCGAGCTGCGCCTGCATCCCGTGCCCAACCCCCTCGCCGAGCCGGAGCAGTGA
- a CDS encoding IucA/IucC family protein, with the protein MTDDHLAAARRAARQRLLNSFLRETGRHTVSEGELRIPLTAAPGALVVQLCHRSILGQHTYADPAFRECPGRPRVPIGHAEFVATLLDEVAAVTGRGGARRKAELAAQIGNSVAHVARYLADRAGRKDDPARNAEQNVLLGHPFHPTPKSAEGFGARDLTRYAPELGASFVPHYFAVTPRLLAGRRVAPGCWVPERVAAHCPTGYRLLPAHPWQAGYLEQRAEVVELITGGELIALGPLGEPVYPTSSVRTVCDPGFPTCWKLPLHVRITNFVRNNPAEHLRRATDAAQVIARLRDRWPAGFGVLLETGYRTLDPEIVGGELAAEFAVLYRDNPCTGGAGSPRVLAGLLEEGPRGAEPELVRCVAEAGDVLAWLRRYLRISLLPLLTVFATDGVSFEAHVQNSLLATERGWPVRFWVRDLEGVSLSERHDLAADSPALYSPAEAWCRLRYHAVTNQLGHVLHVLGRYTGAAEERLWAVAREELAGLPYACVAELLRAPSLPAKANLLSRFADRSERPLFVDVPNPLREA; encoded by the coding sequence ATGACGGACGACCACCTGGCGGCGGCGCGGCGGGCCGCGCGGCAACGGCTGCTCAACTCCTTCCTGCGGGAGACCGGGCGACACACCGTCTCCGAAGGGGAACTGCGCATCCCGCTGACCGCGGCCCCCGGCGCGCTGGTGGTCCAGCTGTGTCACCGCTCGATCCTCGGCCAGCACACCTACGCCGACCCCGCCTTCCGCGAGTGTCCCGGAAGGCCACGGGTACCCATCGGCCACGCCGAGTTCGTGGCCACCCTGCTGGACGAGGTGGCGGCCGTGACCGGGCGGGGTGGCGCCCGGCGCAAGGCGGAGCTGGCCGCGCAGATCGGCAACAGCGTGGCGCATGTGGCGCGCTACCTCGCGGACCGGGCGGGCCGGAAGGATGATCCGGCCCGCAACGCCGAGCAGAACGTGCTGCTCGGTCACCCCTTCCACCCCACGCCGAAGAGCGCGGAGGGGTTCGGCGCCCGCGACCTGACCCGCTACGCGCCCGAGCTGGGCGCCTCCTTCGTGCCGCACTACTTCGCGGTGACGCCCCGGTTGCTGGCGGGGCGGCGGGTGGCCCCCGGATGCTGGGTCCCGGAACGGGTCGCGGCCCACTGCCCGACCGGGTACCGCCTGCTGCCCGCGCATCCGTGGCAGGCGGGCTACCTGGAGCAACGGGCCGAGGTGGTCGAGCTGATCACGGGCGGGGAGCTGATCGCCCTCGGCCCGCTCGGCGAACCCGTGTACCCGACCTCCTCGGTGCGCACGGTCTGCGATCCCGGTTTCCCAACCTGCTGGAAGCTGCCGCTACACGTGCGGATCACCAACTTCGTCCGCAACAACCCCGCCGAGCACCTGCGCCGGGCCACCGACGCCGCGCAGGTGATCGCCCGGCTGCGGGACCGCTGGCCCGCCGGTTTCGGCGTGCTGCTGGAGACCGGGTATCGCACGCTGGACCCGGAGATCGTCGGCGGCGAGCTCGCCGCCGAGTTCGCCGTGCTGTACCGGGACAACCCCTGCACCGGCGGCGCGGGCTCGCCGCGGGTGCTGGCCGGGTTGCTCGAGGAAGGCCCGCGTGGCGCGGAACCGGAACTCGTGCGCTGCGTGGCCGAGGCCGGTGACGTGCTCGCGTGGCTGCGCCGTTACCTGCGTATCTCCCTGCTGCCGCTGCTCACGGTGTTCGCCACCGACGGGGTCAGCTTCGAAGCGCATGTGCAGAACTCGCTGCTGGCGACCGAGCGCGGCTGGCCGGTGCGGTTCTGGGTGCGCGACCTGGAGGGGGTGAGCCTGAGCGAGCGGCACGACCTTGCGGCGGACAGCCCCGCGCTCTACTCCCCGGCCGAGGCCTGGTGCCGGCTGCGATATCACGCGGTCACCAACCAGCTCGGCCACGTGCTGCACGTACTCGGGCGCTACACCGGGGCGGCGGAGGAGCGCCTGTGGGCGGTGGCGCGGGAGGAACTCGCCGGGCTGCCGTATGCCTGTGTCGCCGAGCTGTTGCGCGCGCCGAGCCTGCCGGCCAAGGCGAACCTGCTCAGCCGGTTCGCCGACCGCAGCGAGCGGCCGCTGTTCGTGGATGTGCCCAACCCGTTACGGGAGGCGTGA
- a CDS encoding IucA/IucC family protein has protein sequence MNPGELVMRDLVDALIQENLFGFAEGRADTETGHYEVAAPGPPIRLLVRDGGALQRHRFAGGPVRHGDTELTPDALLRLLAADSPHGARVAADLRTAVEHAEVTLTARRRFTGPGGERLAATRDRPFHPTARAAVGWAAAELAEYGPMRRESLALAWVAVPADLLRFGGGPGSADLPAMLLTDHDRDRLAEALRGLDGWRALPVHPWQLEHVLPREFPANRLRPLPRAGRFHPTAALRTLGSATENGVHVKLPLGIATLGAARLLPPRYLDNGERAERTMRTLLAADPLLRHRVALCDERTWCGWHAAEGDEFADRPGQLAAQVRRYPPIEPDALALPMAALAAHEWDHLSGLIDREPVAFFTETAEIFLKVALGFLRYGVLPELHGQNVVLVLRAGSPVRLVLRDHDTLRLHPAWMAAAGVPDPGYRVKPGAPQSLRLDSPAELLGYLQTLGIQVNLYGIADALARHLGIAEGVFWRRIRTAITGALDTLELPGHLANLVKRRLLDAPHWPSRQVLGPLLREGSSTGVSMPASTGQVPNPLVRA, from the coding sequence ATGAACCCCGGCGAGCTGGTCATGCGGGACCTGGTGGACGCGCTGATCCAGGAGAACCTGTTCGGCTTCGCCGAGGGGAGGGCCGACACGGAGACCGGCCACTACGAGGTCGCCGCCCCCGGCCCCCCGATCCGGCTGCTGGTGCGTGACGGCGGGGCGTTGCAACGGCACCGGTTCGCGGGCGGACCGGTCCGGCACGGGGACACCGAGCTCACCCCGGACGCGCTGCTGCGCCTGCTCGCCGCCGACTCCCCGCACGGCGCGCGGGTCGCGGCGGACCTGCGGACCGCCGTGGAGCACGCCGAGGTCACCCTCACCGCGCGGCGACGGTTCACCGGACCGGGCGGGGAACGCCTCGCGGCCACCCGCGACCGGCCGTTCCATCCGACCGCCCGCGCCGCGGTCGGCTGGGCCGCGGCGGAACTCGCCGAGTACGGCCCGATGCGCAGGGAATCCCTCGCGCTGGCCTGGGTGGCGGTCCCCGCCGACCTGCTGCGTTTCGGCGGTGGACCGGGCTCGGCGGACCTGCCCGCGATGCTGCTCACCGACCACGACCGGGACCGGCTCGCCGAGGCCCTGCGCGGGCTGGACGGCTGGCGTGCCCTGCCCGTGCATCCCTGGCAGCTTGAGCACGTCCTGCCCCGGGAGTTCCCGGCGAACCGGCTGCGCCCGTTGCCCCGCGCGGGCCGGTTCCACCCGACGGCGGCCCTGCGCACGCTCGGCTCGGCGACGGAGAACGGCGTGCACGTGAAGCTGCCACTGGGCATCGCCACCCTCGGCGCGGCCCGGCTGCTGCCGCCGCGCTACCTGGACAACGGCGAGCGCGCCGAGCGCACCATGCGTACCCTGCTGGCTGCCGACCCCCTGCTGCGTCACCGGGTCGCGCTCTGCGACGAGCGGACCTGGTGCGGCTGGCACGCGGCCGAGGGCGACGAGTTCGCCGACCGGCCGGGACAACTCGCCGCGCAGGTCCGCCGCTACCCGCCGATCGAACCGGACGCGCTCGCCCTGCCGATGGCCGCGCTCGCCGCGCACGAGTGGGACCACCTCAGCGGGCTGATCGACCGCGAACCGGTCGCGTTCTTCACCGAGACCGCCGAGATCTTCCTCAAAGTGGCACTGGGTTTCCTTCGCTACGGCGTGCTTCCGGAGTTGCACGGGCAGAACGTGGTCCTGGTGCTGCGCGCGGGCAGCCCGGTGCGACTGGTGCTGCGTGACCATGACACGCTGCGCCTGCACCCGGCCTGGATGGCCGCGGCCGGGGTGCCCGATCCCGGCTACCGGGTGAAACCGGGGGCGCCGCAGTCGCTGCGGCTGGACTCCCCAGCGGAACTGCTCGGGTACCTGCAAACCCTCGGCATCCAGGTCAACCTCTACGGCATCGCCGACGCGCTCGCCCGGCACCTCGGCATCGCGGAAGGCGTCTTCTGGAGGCGGATACGAACCGCGATCACCGGCGCGCTGGACACGCTTGAGCTGCCAGGCCACCTGGCGAACCTGGTGAAGCGGCGACTCCTGGACGCACCACACTGGCCCAGCAGGCAGGTGCTGGGCCCGTTGCTACGGGAGGGATCCTCCACCGGGGTCAGCATGCCGGCGAGCACCGGCCAGGTGCCCAACCCGCTGGTGCGGGCATGA
- the sbnA gene encoding 2,3-diaminopropionate biosynthesis protein SbnA, with protein MTVAPVTESVSESVACCIGNTPVVALRRLFPDPGTEVLAKLELMNPGGSMKDRSARYIVESGLRDGSIRPGSGLVESSSGNFGIALAMAARLHDLRFTCVVDPKTTPANLTILRNLGVRVEMVTEPDEVGGYLGARIRRVRQLLAEAPGAIWINQYANERNWQAYYHGTGAELAEQLVHPPTYLFAAVSTTGSILGCARRLRERFPDLRVVAVDAVGSVIFGGSQAPRELPGIGSSRTPELCRPEEIDEVVRVDDVDAALGCRGLLAAEGIFAGGSTGSVVAAIEHKLPALPRPCRVLAVFPDRGDRYLDLVYDDAWLDKARRNRENQTA; from the coding sequence GTGACCGTCGCCCCCGTGACCGAGTCGGTATCCGAGTCCGTGGCCTGCTGCATCGGCAACACGCCCGTGGTCGCCCTGCGGCGGCTGTTCCCCGACCCCGGCACGGAGGTTCTGGCCAAGCTGGAGCTGATGAACCCCGGCGGCAGCATGAAGGACCGCTCCGCCCGCTACATCGTGGAAAGCGGCCTGCGGGACGGCTCGATCCGGCCCGGCAGCGGGCTGGTCGAGAGCAGCTCCGGCAACTTCGGGATCGCGCTCGCGATGGCCGCGCGCCTGCATGACCTGCGGTTCACCTGCGTGGTCGACCCGAAGACCACCCCGGCCAACCTGACGATCCTGCGCAACCTCGGGGTGCGGGTCGAGATGGTCACCGAGCCGGACGAGGTCGGCGGGTACCTCGGTGCGCGCATCCGGCGGGTGCGGCAGCTGCTCGCCGAGGCCCCCGGCGCGATCTGGATCAACCAGTACGCCAACGAGCGCAACTGGCAGGCGTACTACCACGGCACCGGAGCCGAGCTGGCCGAGCAACTCGTGCACCCACCCACCTACCTCTTCGCCGCGGTGAGCACCACCGGCAGCATCCTCGGCTGCGCGCGCAGGCTGCGCGAGCGCTTCCCCGACCTGCGGGTGGTCGCGGTGGACGCGGTGGGCTCGGTGATCTTCGGCGGTAGCCAGGCGCCGAGGGAACTCCCCGGCATCGGCTCCAGCCGCACCCCGGAGCTGTGCCGCCCCGAGGAGATCGACGAGGTGGTCCGGGTGGACGATGTGGACGCCGCCCTCGGGTGCCGTGGACTGCTGGCCGCGGAAGGGATCTTCGCGGGCGGCTCCACCGGCTCGGTGGTGGCCGCCATCGAGCACAAGCTCCCCGCGCTCCCGCGGCCCTGCCGGGTGCTGGCCGTCTTCCCCGACCGCGGGGATCGCTACCTCGACCTGGTCTACGACGACGCCTGGCTGGACAAAGCGCGACGGAACCGGGAAAACCAGACAGCATGA